One stretch of Corvus hawaiiensis isolate bCorHaw1 chromosome 1, bCorHaw1.pri.cur, whole genome shotgun sequence DNA includes these proteins:
- the XIRP1 gene encoding xin actin-binding repeat-containing protein 1 isoform X1, which produces MESKPHGDPAFLSPLQSIQRKARWSPATSTWSESAAKEGKQSRDRQGNISLVPDTADDSATGRSYDRARSFLDPSGSTSHILQQGRGRSSAPSVKELSALYLSQTAAAADASPAQPSTVKDNSIHTPHRQKKSKMSEAQKSSKVAIKKMEDDLPPPPAIGSVQVVAPGGQDLNALPVPPPKQAFSKFYQQRQVNELKRLYRHMHPELRKNLEEAVTEDLAEMLNIEDPNAQASVNLDKVLPGEVQSMRWIFENWALDSIGDHQATKKLTEEEVIPSGDVKSTSLRFESQSINGYNLSTSAKVSETDLARGDVRTARWLFETQPLDTLNKLYSDETEVQEAVLKEPVQGGDVKGAKQLFEAQSLDAIGRCSSVEEKSILQLKSEIQELKGDVKKTVRLFQTEPLCAIRDKSGTIHEIKSVCREEIQSNAVRTARWLFETQPLDTINKDTSKVQIIRGISLEEIGRPDVSGARWIFETQPLDAIREITVEEQDFKASTDFVTGADVTKQRLLFETQTLDSLKGEASESVVTKEKVIGGDVKSTLWLFETQPMETLKDNFEVGRLKKVDLSADEKGDVKQRKHVFETCPLGSISKAFEEEIPATSMEEVVKGDVKSFKTLFETLPLDSIKQADAEPTTKEEEEKIPAGNVKANQILFETTPLYAIKDSFGNFHEVTSVSREQIISGDVKNYKWMFETRPLDQFDESIKKVDIIRGITKQEVVAGDVRTAKWLFETQPMDVIHLQAMEGEKRPSVKREISQKGDVKTCRWLFETQPMHTLYEKAEKKQEEDGSVPQADVKSYTWMFETQPLDSLKGQEEQYLQVSKAYSQEELQGVDVKTVRHLFETEPLGSSTVSEADRKKTMRYSSRVEFQSGEVSRVKEFFEAKPLDTATKPKSQKDAGTIEAGSVHKFTWLFENYPMDTLKDNSEGIQEIPPEKNVKGGDVGGKRFVFETYSLDQIHDKVDETELQKIQKDTMSKANVKSCTMLFESQPLYAIQDKEGGYHEVTSVQKEEIMKGDMKGARWLFETKPLDQIKKEEEVFVIRAVTQEDIKKGDVQTARWRFETEPLDSFSGGKLSVPRTVDDVQKGDVQSNKQFFESQQVGQKKYVRMVSVSDVQRGDVRTSTWLFENHPVDSLYGDAERSSSMSTVQREDSQKGDVKRCTWLFETQPMDTLKDTEVTASAGAQEEIPRADVKSTTWLFESTPLDKFSTSEGSIEIELKERTMKETLETLCTCQAIQHDGILIEANDMESVKMVKYQLSSPGAPEILKEEIVGGHLQRIMLQLLHRTNVEAQSVLVEEDREGKIKVSPLQLLDQSEAAKGKEDLSGDVAKALQGLLSQDASIKKGMVLQETKSGSVKMTLYSLLFHSVQQKVVKGDVKSTIGNLLASSQEQKAAATIKREDNEKGNVQLFASCIEKGDLSYLKNLQQESEIQSLISSQAEEGADESGPRVVQGANVHVLPNKEKIEKVIAGSEPGAMEGAKKGFVCASTGREGVLQREAVHAAGVTGTTVQCLGKPLPTVMGKEEILSGGLKVTTKSIQRVADASKKAEKEEATTAHLKEPKTMMQGTSPTPMTAQRAEVDGKQQSVVTGEASQTQREEKALGSDLQAAMQSLRLATAEAKNIQHHVQSKFQRNREEVHTACRQQTVSSQGTMTLQSTVHQQDSSSTKQESSSTATRTTTTRVQEASNTHTSVSQKSIASHKKVSASEEVQGGQLLSQEIQVVPSRDFSIKDGLYTATPVKTYINPCVESDYKEQSVQEERDVGVRGDVQTAIRALQSAATEQRLVEKEDVVRGNLKATLQSLEKSNVNVSRGDFKAAMIYRNAGQSYSVCKKKNEIQLTSNEAAVVASGSQADNDFPPPPSVAVMKAEHCPPSTKAAREGALLLPTSKDEAPGCSALLQTPLPTLPSLSCKPSDQSPAEKPRTPPKPETTAPPRKKPVPPPKPEHLLHEAYSASANNSTSKSIKPIPPPLPPKPSGLREISKPKPSPTELGLSCMEVHEQTGYEEAQAKCRNLETSVKKSVTVQCTNPERKLPKYTAKTPLQIAEERYKASKGGQGKVESDSAKTSKPMNNGVIGFEVKQGMMSDKAAAPRRCPGEVAQRQIELCQEENGCSSLSSPTCPGRAQTQNVPGQTEPSTSPVGHSTPPKRGDGTAQNALSKVERESVSNSYGLWDSQRVMQQVHERRQMSHSMSFHQQSVNSFEEHQQGNSRQLKCPDREAETPAQEKPGVVMREKKKRETEDERRKRLSVHKEEIMKGNVKEAMEIFENLRRQEQLQEILNRVREFEEETSKVDVKALKSFFEKVPEWVVRQKAKQQDKAAAKEDADSVSSVDLVFEDLERASAEILHLKEQTLARIQDIEEAIKKAIYSVSSLKSESDIAGLSGLFKESLGSTQSSVSSSNIRKISIVSSKAKQEEVMLETGEAASVESAKVAEKTEAAKAELGVPRLIQSRVSSPSSPSYISIESAARKPAESPRTAHSPQDSPLPDCLDSPGKRDAFAQNSFSSFNHPSAGSAGHDTKPLEKRPDPVQTKAGLSSMKQHMLGNANHPTSDKEKCSLDTSKDSCHCGMKGSFSEYRSLNVPSPQNPRRQKSILELQTGPDGSKLYGATRTVMEQYEEMDQFGNKIITSSTTVTKQSETQTSSTCDVVSHPQYEVSASPVFRRYLKSPGEDFHTNGTFQEPGVVFVTFGNSKPKK; this is translated from the exons ATGATCGGGCACGGTCATTTTTAGACCCATCAGGCAGCACCAGCCACATACTTCAGCAAGGACGAGGGAGGTCCTCTGCACCCTCCGTGAAGGAGCTGTCGGCTCTGTATCTGTCCcagacagctgctgctgctgacgcCAGCCCCGCACAGCCG AGTACTGTGAAGGACAACTCCATTCACACTCcccacagacagaaaaaaagcaag ATGTCAGAAGCTCAGAAATCATCTAAAGTTGCCattaagaaaatggaagatgacTTGCCTCCCCCTCCAGCCATTGGCTCAGTCCAGGTCGTCGCTCCAGGGGGTCAGGATCTCAATGCACTCCCTGTGCCTCCTCCAAAGCAAGCCTTCTCCAAGTTCTACCAGCAGCGCCAGGTGAATGAGCTGAAGAGGCTCTACAGGCACATGCACCCCGAGCTCAGGAAGAACCTGGAAGAAGCTGTGACTGAGGATCTGGCAGAAATGCTTAACATCGAGGATCCCAATGCACAGGCCTCTGTGAACCTGGATAAAGTTCTCCCGGGAGAGGTTCAGTCCATGCGCTGGATTTTTGAGAACTGGGCACTTGACTCCATTGGGGACCACCAAGCCACAAAGAAGCTGACAGAAGAAGAGGTCATTCCCAGTGGGGATGTGAAAAGCACTTCCCTGAGGTTTGAAAGCCAATCCATAAATGGATACAACCTGTCAACATCAGCCAAGGTGTCAGAAACAGACCTTGCCAGAGGGGATGTTCGCACTGCCCGGTGGCTTTTTGAAACCCAGCCACTGGACACATTAAACAAACTGTATTCGGATGAAACCGAGGTGCAGGAGGCAGTTCTCAAGGAGCCTGTCCAGGGAGGTGACGTGAAAGGGGCCAAACAGCTCTTTGAAGCACAGTCTTTGGATGCCATAGGACGCTGCTCCTCAGTGGAGGAGAAGAGCATCCTACAACTCAAGTCAGAAATCCAGGAGCTTAAAGGCGATGTTAAGAAGACTGTCAGGCTTTTCCAAACAGAGCCCCTCTGTGCCATCAGAGATAAAAGTGGGACTATCCATGAAATCAAGTCTGTCTGTCGAGAAGAAATTCAGAGCAATGCAGTCAGGACAGCTCGCTGGCTGTTTGAGACTCAGCCCCTGGATACTATCAACAAGGACACTTCCAAAGTGCAGATAATCCGTGGGATTTCTCTGGAAGAAATTGGAAGGCCCGATGTCAGCGGCGCAAGGTGGATATTTGAAACTCAGCCTTTGGATGCCATCAGAGAAATCACAGTTGAAGAACAGGACTTCAAGGCTTCGACAGATTTTGTCACAGGGGCAGATGTCACTAAGCAGCGATTGCTCTTTGAGACCCAGACTCTAGACTCCCTGAAAGGAGAAGCTTCGGAAAGTGTTGTAACCAAAGAAAAAGTCATCGGAGGCGATGTGAAATCTACACTCTGGCTCTTTGAAACGCAGCCGATGGAAACACTGAAAGACAATTTTGAGGTGGGACGTTTGAAGAAAGTAGATCTTTCAGCAGATGAGAAGGGAGATGTGAAGCAAAGAAAACACGTCTTTGAGACCTGTCCCCTTGGCAGTATCTCCAAGGCATTTGAGGAAGAAATTCCAGCCACCAGCATGGAAGAGGTAGTGAAAGGGGATGTGAAATCTTTCAAGACCCTGTTTGAGACTCTCCCCTTAGACAGCATTAAGCAGGCTGATGCTGAGCCCACCaccaaagaagaggaggagaagattcCAGCTGGCAATGTCAAAGCCAACCAAATCCTGTTTGAGACAACACCCCTGTATGCCATCAAGGATAGCTTTGGCAATTTCCACGAAGTCACCTCTGTAAGCAGAGAACAGATCATCAGTGGTGACGTCAAGAACTACAAGTGGATGTTTGAAACAAGGCCCCTGGACCAGTTTGATGAAAGCATCAAGAAAGTGGATATAATACGGGGCATCACAAAACAAGAGGTGGTGGCTGGTGATGTCAGGACAGCCAAGTGGCTCTTTGAAACACAACCCATGGATGTCATTCATCTCCAAGCCATGGAAGGGGAGAAGCGTCCCTCAGTGAAGCGAGAGATCTCCCAGAAGGGGGATGTGAAGACCTGCCGGTGGTTGTTTGAGACCCAGCCCATGCACACCCTGTACGAGAAGGCTgagaagaagcaggaggaggatggcAGTGTGCCCCAAGCTGATGTGAAGTCCTACACATGGATGTTTGAGACTCAGCCCCTGGACTCCCTGAAAGGCCAGGAGGAGCAGTATTTGCAAGTCAGTAAGGCCTACAGTCAGGAAGAATTACAGGGAGTGGATGTCAAAACCGTCCGGCACCTGTTTGAGACCGAACCCTtgggcagcagcactgtcagTGAAGCTGACCGGAAAAAAACCATGCGTTACTCCAGTCGTGTGGAGTTCCAGTCTGGGGAAGTGTCCAGAGTGAAAGAGTTCTTTGAAGCCAAGCCCTTGGACACAGCCACCAAGCCAAAGTCCCAGAAGGATGCCGGAACAATTGAAGCCGGGTCCGTGCACAAGTTCACGTGGCTCTTTGAGAACTACCCCATGGACACCCTGAAGGACAACTCTGAAGGTATCCAGGAAATCCCTCCAGAAAAGAATGTCAAGGGGGGAGATGTTGGAGGAAAAAGGTTCGTATTTGAGACCTATTCCCTTGACCAAATCCATGACAAAGTGGACGAGACAGAGCTCCAGAAGATCCAGAAAGACACCATGAGCAAAGCTAATGTCAAGTCCTGCACAATGCTATTCGAAAGCCAACCTTTATACGCTATCCAGGACAAAGAGGGGGGATACCATGAGGTCACCTcagtgcagaaagaagaaatcatGAAAGGTGATATGAAAGGAGCCCGGTGGTTGTTTGAAACTAAGCCCCTGGATCAGAtcaagaaggaagaagaggtgtTTGTGATTAGGGCTGTCACCCAAGAGGACATCAAGAAAGGAGATGTCCAGACTGCCCGGTGGAGGTTTGAGACAGAGCCTCTTGACTCCTTCTCAGGGGGAAAGTTGTCTGTGCCCAGAACAGTGGATGATGTGCAGAAGGGAGATGTTCAGTCCAACAAGCAGTTCTTTGAGTCCCAGCAAGTGGGCCAGAAGAAGTATGTGAGGATGGTCAGTGTCAGTGACGTGCAGCGAGGTGACGTGAGGACATCCACTTGGCTCTTTGAGAACCATCCTGTGGACTCCCTGTATGGGGATGCGGAGAGAAGCTCATCCATGAGCACAGTGCAGAGAGAGGACAGCCAAAAAGGGGATGTAAAACGCTGCACCTGGTTGTTTGAAACCCAGCCCATGGACACCCTTAAGGACACAGAGGTGACAGCCAGTGCTGGGGCCCAAGAAGAGATCCCTCGTGCAGATGTGAAAAGCACAACGTGGCTCTTTGAGAGCACACCCCTGGATAAATTTAGTACTTCTGAAGGTAGCATAGAAATAGAACTGAAAGAAAGAACCATGAAGGAGACTTTAGAGACTCTCTGCACTTGCCAAGCTATCCAGCATGATGGAATCCTCATCGAAGCTAATGATATGGAGAGTGTGAAGATGGTGAAGTACCAGCTCAGCagcccaggagctccagagatCCTGAAAGAGGAGATTGTGGGAGGCCACTTGCAAAGGATtatgctgcagctcctgcacagaACCAACGTGGAAGCACAGAGTGTGCTGGTAGAGGAGGACAGAGAGGGCAAGATCAAAGTAAGCCCATTGCAGCTGCTGGACCAGAGTGAAGCTGCTAAAGGCAAAGAGGACTTGAGTGGAGATGTAGCCAAGGCCTTACAGGGTCTCCTCAGTCAAGATGCTTCCATCAAAAAGGGGATGGTCCTACAAGAGACAAAGTCAGGATCAGTGAAGATGACTCTCTACTCCCTCCTGTTCCATTCTGTCCAGCAGAAAGTTGTCAAGGGGGATGTGAAGTCAACGATTGGGAACCTGTTGGCTTCTTCTcaggagcagaaagcagcagctacCATCAAGCGTGAGGACAATGAGAAGGGAAATGTACAACTTTTTGCAAGCTGCATTGAGAAGGGAGACCTCAGCTATCTGAAGAATCtccagcaggagtcagagataCAATCCCTCATCTCTTCCCAAGCAGAGGAGGGGGCAGATGAGAGCGGCCCACGGGTTGTGCAGGGGGCTAACGTACACGTCTTgccaaataaagaaaaaatagagaaagtaATTGCAGGAAGTGAGCCAGGGGCTATGGAGGGAGCAAAAAAGGGATTTGTATGTGCAAGCACAGGCAGAGAGGGTGTGTTACAGAGAGAGGCTGTGCATGCAGCAGGTGTGACTGGCACCACTGTGCAATGTCTTGGGAAGCCCCTGCCCACAGtgatgggaaaggaagaaattctgtctGGAGGGCTTAAGGTGACTACAAAGTCAATCCAAAGGGTTGCAGATGCCAGCaagaaggcagagaaagaagaagcCACCACTGCCCATTTGAAAGAACCAAAAACTATGATGCAAGGCACATCTCCGACCCCAATGACAGCTCAGAGGGCAGAAGTGGATGGGAAACAGCAGAGTGTGGTGACTGGGGAAGCCAGCCAGactcagagagaagaaaaggccCTGGGGAGTGATCTTCAGGCTGCAATGCAAAGCCTGAGGCTGGCGACAGCAGAAGCAAAAAACATTCAGCACCACGTTCAGAGCAAGTTCCAGAGGAACAGGGAGGAGGTCCACacagcctgcaggcagcagacagTCAGCTCACAGGGGACCATGACCCTTCAATCAACCGTACACCAACAGGACTCTTCATCCAccaagcaggagagcagcagcactgccaccagGACCACCACCACCAGAGTCCAGGAGGCATCCAATACCCACACAAGCGTGTCTCAGAAGAGCATAGCATCACACAAAAAGGTCAGTGCTTCTGAGGAAGTACAGGGAGGACAACTATTGAGCCAGGAAATCCAAGTTGTGCCCAGTAGAGATTTTAGCATTAAGGATGGCCTTTATACTGCCACACCTGTGAAAACCTATATAAACCCTTGTGTTGAGTCTGATTACAAAGAGCAATCAGTGCAAGAAGAAAGAGATGTTGGTGTCAGAGGGGATGTGCAGACAGCTATCAGAGCACTGCAAAGTGCCGCCACAGAACAGCGCCTGGTAGAAAAGGAGGACGTTGTCCGAGGTAATTTAAAAGCCACACTTCAGTCGCTGGAAAAGTCTAACGTTAATGTCTCCAGAGGGGATTTTAAAGCTGCCATGATATACAGAAATGCAGGGCAGTCCTATTCTgtgtgtaaaaagaaaaatgagattcAACTCACTAGTAACGAGGCTGCTGTAGTGGCTTCAGGGTCGCAGGCTGATAATgactttcctcctcctccctcagtTGCTGTGATGAAAGCAGAGCATTGCCCACCCTCAACTAAAGCAGCAAGAGAAGGTGCCCTTCTATTACCAACCAGCAAAGACGAAGCCCCAGGATGTTCTGCACTACTCCAAACCCCTCTTCCCACTCTCCCTTCTCTGTCCTGCAAACCCAGTGATCAGAGTCCTGCAGAGAAGCCCAGGACTCCTCCAAAACCAGAAACTACTGCCCCACCCAGGAAAAAACCTGTTCCCCCTCCAAAACCTGAGCACCTCTTACACGAGGCATATTCTGCCTCTGCAAATAACAGCACAAGCAAATCAATCAAACCCATCCCTCCACCCCTGCCTCCAAAACCTTCAGGCTTGAGGGAGATTAGCAAACCAAAGCCTTCCCCCACAGAGCTGGGATTAAGCTGCATGGAAGTTCATGAACAAACAGGGTATGAGGAGGCTCAGGCAAAATGCCGCAATTTGGAGACATCTGTGAAGAAGTCTGTCACAGTTCAGTGTACAAACCCTGAGAGAAAGCTGCCAAAATACACTGCCAAAACCCCTCTTCAAATAGCAGAAGAAAGGTACAAGGCCAGCAAAGGAGGACAAGGAAAGGTAGAATCAGACAGTGCTAAGACCTCAAAACCAATGAATAATGGAGTCATTGGTTTTGAAGTCAAGCAGGGAATGATGAGTGATAAAGCAGCTGCTCCAAGGAGGTGTCCAGGTGAGGTGGCTCAGAGGCAGATAGAGCTGTGCCAAGAGGAGAACGGGTGCTCTTCATTGTCCTCTCCAACCTGTCCTGGCAGAGCACAGACACAGAATGTGCCAGGACAAACTGAGCCAAGCACCTCCCCTGTGGGCCACAGCACCCCTCCGAAGAGAGGAGATGGCACTGCACAAAATGCTTTATCCAAGGTGGAAAGAGAAAGTGTATCTAATTCTTATGGATTGTGGGATAGTCAGAGAGTCATGCAGCAGGTGCATGAGAGGAGGCAAATGTCTCATTCTATGTCCTTCCATCAGCAGTCAGTGAACTCCTTTGAGGAGCACCAGCAGGGGAATAGCAGGCAACTGAAATGTCCTGATAGGGAGGCAGAGACACCTGCCCAGGAGAAGCCAGGGGTTgttatgagagaaaaaaaaaagagagaaacagaagatgAGCGTCGGAAGAGGTTGTCAGTACACAAAGAGGAGATCATGAAAGGCAATGTCAAGGAGGCTATGGAGATCTTTGAGAACCTCAGGAGACAGGAGCAGCTGCAAGAGATCTTGAACCGAGTGAGGGAGTTTGAGGAGGAAACAAGCAAAGTGGATGTGAAAGCTCTCAAGAGCTTCTTTGAGAAGGTCCCTGAGTGGGTTGTGCGCCAGAAGgccaagcaacaggacaaggcTGCGGCAAAGGAGGATGCTGACAGTGTCTCCTCAGTGGATCTGGTTTTTGAGGACCTGGAGCGAGCAAGTGCTGAGATTCTCCACCTGAAGGAGCAAACACTTGCCCGCATCCAGGATATTGAGGAGGCCATCAAGAAAGCTATTTATTCTGTTTCTAGTCTCAAGTCTGAGTCAGACATTGCTGGGCTCTCAGGGTTGTTCAAGGAGTCTCTGGGGAGCACCCAAAGCTCTGTGAGCAGTAGCAATATCCGTAAAATCAGCATTGTCTCAAGCAAAGCCAAGCAAGAGGAAGTCATGCTGGAGACAGGGGAAGCAGCATCTGTGGAAAGTGCAAAGGTGGCAGAAAAGACCGAGGCAGCCAAGGCAGAGCTAGGGGTCCCCCGCCTCATTCAGTCTCGTGTCAGCTCTCCCTCCTCACCTTCCTACATCTCCATTGAGTCTGCTGCCAGGAAACCAGCAGAATCACCCAGGACAGCACATTCCCCCCAGGATAGCCCTTTACCAGACTGTCTTGACTCTCCAGGAAAGAGGGATGCTTTTGCTCAGAACAGCTTTAGCTCGTTTAACCACCCCTCAGCAGGGTCTGCTGGGCATGACACAAAACCCTTAGAGAAGAGGCCAGACCCCGTCCAAACAAAAGCTGGGCTGAGCTCAATGAAACAGCACATGCTTGGCAATGCCAACCATCCAACCAGTGACAAAGAGAAGTGCTCTCTGGACACCTCCAAAGACAGCTGCCACTGTGGGATGAAAGGCAGCTTTTCAGAATACCGCTCcctgaatgtccccagcccacAAAATCCACGGAGGCAGAAAAGCAtcctggagctgcagacagGGCCCGACGGGTCCAAGCTCTACGGAGCCACCCGGACTGTTATGGAGCAGTATGAGGAAATGGACCAGTTTGGAAACAAAATCATCACTTCGTCCACCACAGTCACCAAGCAATCTGAGACACAAACATCCTCCACGTGCGATGTGGTTTCTCATCCCCAGTATGAGGTATCTGCCTCACCTGTGTTTCGGAGGTACTTGAAGAGCCCAGGTGAAGACTTCCACACCAACGGGACTTTTCAGGAGCCAGGAGTGGTCTTTGTCACCTTTGGCAACTCCAAGCCAAAGAAATAG